Below is a genomic region from Microcoleus sp. bin38.metabat.b11b12b14.051.
ACTTGGGTCGATCGATTCAAATGACTTAAGCTTTTATGAGCAAAGTTAGCTGAAGCATTTATGTTTAACCTCATGTATATTTCTCCAGAGCAAGACCAGAAAATTCGCTACATCATGCGCGAGTGCGGTCAAGCCGCCTACAGGCTTGCTGCGGCACCTTTTGAAGTTTCCGAGAAAGGCCCGGACGACTACGTGACGAGTATCGATCGCTACTTAGACCGACAACTATCAGCAGCATTTAGCAATTTGTTTCCTGAAGACGGCACGATCACCGAGGAAAACACCGCCTCTAGGGCAGCTTACCGGGGAAATTACCAGCGCTTGTGGTGCATCGATCCCCTGGACGGGACGGAGGGATTTATTCAGGGAAAACAGCACTACGCTGTGATGGTGGGGCTGCTGCTGGAGGGCGAACCGGTGGCTGGCTGGATCTACGCCCCGGCTTTTGACCAAATGTATTTTGGCGGCAAAGATTGGGGATTGTTCCAAACTGTGGGAACCTCCGAGCCGCAGCCGATCGCCCTGTGCCAACCCCCGGCTCCGACAGCGCTCAATTGTAAAATTATTCTCGGAGACAAAGACCACAAAAACTACGCCCGGGCGATCGCCCAAAGCATCCCGGGAGCAGAATTTTACTCGCTGGGAAGTTTTGGCTTAAAAGTCATGGAAATTATACAAGGTCGAGCCGGTATGTACCTGTATTTCAACGGCAGAGTTAAAGTGTGGGATACTGCCGGCCCTCTGGCTCTAGCAAAGGCAGCCGGATTGGTCTGTTGCGACTTGCAAGGTCAACCGCTGAGGTGGACGGCCGATGCGATCGAGCCGGAGTCTTTGGCCCACAAGCAGTCAATGGCGATCGGCTGGCCGGACTACATAGAACCCCTGCTGGGCAAAGTTCAGGAGGCAGTCGCACGCTGTTAAACCCCTTGAAAATTAAAGAATCTGCTAATTGTACGTGAAGCGCGCCTCTGTACCCTTATCATCAATTAAAGGAGCGATGATAAGTAAATTTCTCTGGTGTCTGTCCTGTATATCGGTCTCGTTTGCTTTGTGTCAATCTTATATAGCAGCAACAGATTGTTTTTGTTCTCAAACATCGATCGTTCCCTAGCTGTTGGCTGTCGCCCAATCATATTTCCCACCTCCGCGAGTTTGCATGAAGACAGAAGCTTTCAGTGAGCTGTTCCCTCTATTTAAGGGTGCTAACCCAGAAACCTTGGGAGGGCTGCTATCAAATGCCGTCAAGCATGAGTATCCCCCAGGCCGAGCTGTGGTGATGGAGGATTCTTGGGGCAACGCGATTTATTTTGTGGTGTCCGGCTGGGTCAAAGTCCGGCGCCTGTCAAACGATCGAGCTGTATCAATGGCTATTTTAGGACGCGGTGCCTTCTTCGGCGAAATGGCGATTCTTGACGAATCTCCGCGATCAAATGACGTACTTGCTCTATCACCCGTGCGCCTGATCAGCGTCACGGCTCAGCGATTTATCCAAACCCTGTTTAAAGACCCGCAATTGCACCACCGGATGCTGCAATTGATGGTGCGGCGGCTGCGCCAAACCAATCTCCGCTCTCAACTACAGAACCGCCAGCCAGCGGTTAAACTAGCAAATACTTTAGTCGAGCTGGGAGAAAACTACGGTCAGAAAACTGCTGAGGGCAAAGAAATCTTCAATATCCCCTATGAAGACTTAGCTGATGTCACAGGTATCAACCTAGATGAAACCAGCAAAATTATGGAAAAACTCGATAGTAAAGGCTGGATCAAAATCGATCCAGATCACCAAACTATCCATTTGATCAACCTCAAGCACTTGATGAATTTGGCAAGTCAATGACTGATGTTACTTCTTTGGATACCCCGCCCGCTGCCGACAACGTGAAGGGACAATTAACAGCACCGATAATTCACTATTCGGTAGCGATGCCCCATCCTGAATCCCACTTGTTTGAAGTAACTTTGCGCGTGCAAGGTTGGTCGGAGCCGGTGCTGGATTTAAAAATGCCTGTGTGGACTCCCGGTTCTTACTTGGTTCGAGAGTACGCCCGCCACCTGCAAGATTTTCGCTCCCTCTCGGGCGCGCGTGCTTTACCTTGGCGCAAGCAAAGCAAAAATCACTGGCAAATCGATACAAATTCAGTGTCAGATATCACTGTTTTCTACCGGATTTTTGCCAACGAACTAACAGTGCGAACCAATCATTTAGACTCGACTCACGGTTATTTTAACCCGGCGGCTCTGTGCTTTTTCGTACCCGGTTTTGAGCGCAACTGCTACAGCGTCACAATTGTGCCGCCGCAGCCCCAATGGCGCACAGTGACTACTTTGCCTCCTGTCTCCGGACAGGATATGACTTTCGCTGCTGCGGATTTTGACACCCTGGTTGATAGTCCTTTTGAGATTGGCTGTCACGATGCCTACGATTTTGAAGTGATGGGAAAACCCCACCAGCTAGTAGTTTGGGGACAAGGCAATTTAGAACCAGATCGGGCGATTCGAGACATCCAAAAAGTGATCGAAGTCGAAGCCGAAATGTTCGGCGGTTTGCCCTACGATCGCTACGTGTTTTTGCTGCATCTATCCGGCTCTGGTTTTGGCGGTTTGGAACACAAAGA
It encodes:
- a CDS encoding inositol monophosphatase family protein; protein product: MFNLMYISPEQDQKIRYIMRECGQAAYRLAAAPFEVSEKGPDDYVTSIDRYLDRQLSAAFSNLFPEDGTITEENTASRAAYRGNYQRLWCIDPLDGTEGFIQGKQHYAVMVGLLLEGEPVAGWIYAPAFDQMYFGGKDWGLFQTVGTSEPQPIALCQPPAPTALNCKIILGDKDHKNYARAIAQSIPGAEFYSLGSFGLKVMEIIQGRAGMYLYFNGRVKVWDTAGPLALAKAAGLVCCDLQGQPLRWTADAIEPESLAHKQSMAIGWPDYIEPLLGKVQEAVARC
- a CDS encoding Crp/Fnr family transcriptional regulator, which gives rise to MKTEAFSELFPLFKGANPETLGGLLSNAVKHEYPPGRAVVMEDSWGNAIYFVVSGWVKVRRLSNDRAVSMAILGRGAFFGEMAILDESPRSNDVLALSPVRLISVTAQRFIQTLFKDPQLHHRMLQLMVRRLRQTNLRSQLQNRQPAVKLANTLVELGENYGQKTAEGKEIFNIPYEDLADVTGINLDETSKIMEKLDSKGWIKIDPDHQTIHLINLKHLMNLASQ